A window of Phragmites australis chromosome 2, lpPhrAust1.1, whole genome shotgun sequence genomic DNA:
AACTGTCTATCTTTCTCTCACATTTTGTGCACATTGTGAGATGATTCTTTTTCCATTGATATTATTTGTGGTGTGTTCACGATGTACTCATGGTTTATTTGTGGTTGAAATATATTCATAAATTTGTTCCTGCAAAGTGCATGCAGCGGGCAACGGAGACATTAACAGGCATGGGAGGAAGAAGCTAGGGGTTCTCGTGGCTGCTATGGCTTGCATACCATAGCGAGGGTGAGAATATATCACTGAAGTGATTGGAATCCGTAGATGTGCCAAGAATATACTTGACATTTGGAGAGCTCATTTCTGAGCTTTAAATTACTGGTATCGGTTACTTTAGATGGCCTATGGCCCTCTATTGCAGAGATGTCATGTCCATCTTCTATTGATCATTTGTCCTAAAAAAATTTACGAAACTGCAGGGAATACATGAAGCCGTGCAATACTTGGCAAACCCAATAAGCAACTTCTTGATGCCGGATGCAAGCTAGACAGGTGGTTTCAATTAGACCGTGTCTGGTATTTGTCTTGGTGGCTCCGTATGATATTTTAAAGATTTATCCATCAACATGGGTtagttcttcttcttcatagaCTTTGTAGGTACATATGCCAACATCAGCTGAAAGTAATTGGGATTTACAAAGGTTGTATTTCAGGCGGTAAACAAAATTAGCTCATTCAGAAGGTAGTGGATATGGGATATTTATATTCCATCTTTTGATGTTCAGTTTCCCAATAATGTATGCTGATCTTATTTacattatttatatatataattaatggAACTAGCTATGCCTGCAAGTCATTTTCGAGTACATGCATGTAACTGCATTGCACATGTCGGATGAATTTGCTGGTATGTAAAGCTGTACATATTTAAGTCAATTTTGCTTAAACGAATTTGTTGTTTATTCTTGATGCTTTACTTTGTGCTGCTGAAAGGGATGGCTACTTCATTTTCCAGTTTGTATAGCTATCTCTCAAGTACTTCCATAAATAGGttgcaaatttttctttattatacTCGGTTCTAAGTCTCCTGACATGTTTTGAACAAACCCTACTTGCATTTGCCTTTTAGAAAAGAGGTATATTGGattagcaaaaagaaaaaggaaaggtatGGCAATCAGTTCACTGCATTTAGAGCTGAGAATTGCTTCTTAATTACGTCCTCTTTCAGTCTTTTGTAGAATTGTAGGTGCCCTTGTGAGATCCGGATTTTACCCTTTTTTCTCTAATAGGGTTCAGCACAAAGGAACTTGAACTTTCTTTTCGAATAACTTAGTAGGTAAAATCACATTAGTAATCATTGCTTCTATTATATTATCTTCGATGTTGGATGAGCTTCGAGGGctaaatatatagagtacatatagCTTAGATATCAAGCAATCCTAGAGATAAGATGAACACGAATCATATCCTATTGTAACAACCAGATCCTTATGTATcatataccatatactctaacattcCTCCACAGTTGCAACGGGAACGTCACAGATGATGAGACTGAAGAGGAAGACAAATGACATCCCACCGAAGTCGAAACAATGTGATATAGATGATGTGATTGGAGAAAGCGATGAGTTTCTCATGCAGATGGTAGCCCTTTGTGCCTAATGTCGAGGTAGTCGAGAGCGAGGTGAGTAGCTGTGGTCGAGGACGCCATGCGTGAGATAGCTATGGTTGACGAAGCTATAGTAGGGGTTGCTGCGGTCGAGGGAGCTGCATATGAAACCATGGGCGCAAGAAGGCGCTATGGTGACAGGTGCAGGGAGGCATGAGGGAAGAAGACGGTGACGCAGGCGAGACAATCATACAAGAGGAGGTCGATGTCAAAGGACGAGACGTGCACTGGGTTTGCCAGGCCTAGAAACACGTCGGGGACGAAGGCACGCACCGATGTTGCCAGTACCGGGCGCGCGAGGGTAGGAAGCCCAACCATGAGCCAGTGTCTGAGGGACCAGCAGAGAAGACCTCAACGATCACGGTGCGTAGagcgatgaggaggagaaggtgccTATGTAGCTTGCGGTTCCCGGAGTAGACAAAGTAGTCGGGGAGGAGACTGCGTTGGCGACAAGGTTGTGCTGGATGAAGATAGTAGAGGGAGGCGAAACCAGCGGACTGGAGCGGCGACACCGGCATCCGAGAGAGCATGGCGGTGGTGCTTGAAGAAGTCAGCGAAGAACGCCTGAACAGCATGACGAAGACCAAGGGCGCCGACGACTGAGGTGATGACGCGCTGAGAGAGGCAATGTCGGTCGGCTGAAGCGTCATGGCGTGCAGGATGGCAATAAAGGGCGACGACGGGATCCTCCGTTCAGTCGGACCGCCCCATGGAGAGCGTGGCGGTGCTATGGAGGCATGGCCACGGGTGGCAGCACTGCGGCCCGAAGGCGACACAATGGCAGCCTCGATGCTTGAGAAGATGTGCATACTCATGGATGAGGAGGACGGGAACCGCTGCCAATTGGCCAGGACAAACCGCATACAATCAGTTGATTAGACCAAGGGTGCACGAGACAGTCGAGGCAGAGGGTCCCGATTGGTAGAGGCGACGATGAACCGGCGATGAGGGTGTGCGAACATGGCAGCCAGGCGACGACACGTGAAGGCTTCCCTAGTGCGGTGCGCGCCCGGGTGTTGCCATGGTCGGAGGGCGACGATCCAGCGTGTGGTTGGGGTCTGTGACGTGGTTGAGCGCGTGACGTGGTCAAGGGAGATGGTCCAGCACGATGGTCCAGCGCATGGTCATCGCGGGAGATGGAGACGACGCGTGGAGACGGGAATCGGCGGGACATGATGTGATGACGTGCGGGAGATAGGCACCATGGTCAAGGATGTGCGGGATGCAGCACGATGACATGCGGGAGACATGCGCCATGATCGAGGACGTGCGGGGCACAACGCGTGGCCATGCGACGCATCGTGGACAGAGACGAAAATGTCTCAAAGCCAAGGTCGTGGCGAGTGGATGGAGAGACAGACAGATCCAGTGCGACACGGACGATAGCGGACATAGATGGGCGGTCGTCGTCATGCCTCACGGGAGGAACAGTTGCCGTGCCGCACGAGTGGTCATCGAAGTGGATGCCGGTGTCAGAGTAGAGATGCACGAGATCGACAGGCGGTGGGCGACACAAATAGATCTTTGATCAGAAGAACCAAAGAGAAGACGCCAATCAACGACCGATGACAGAGAAAAACCCGATCAAGGATCGGTAAAAGACTCTCTAGGGCGGCCGATCAACATGATCAGTAACGCGAACCCTAGCTACGGGTTACGCAACCCCCGATGGAGATCATGGAGATCGATCTCCCGGGCGGCGCGGTGGAAGCGATGGTTTTGGATTTATGACCGAAACCTAaactgataccatgaaagaaTATGAGGATTAGTTAATGTGGTTGATGTTGGATTGAGCCTCAAAGGctgaatatatagagtacatatggCTTGGATATCAAGCAACCTTAGAGATAAGATAAAAACTAATCATATCCTACTATAACAACCGGATCCTTGTATATCCTATACCATGTACTCTAACAGGGCCTATGACCCTACCATGAGCTCACTGTTGCATATATATAGTACATGTTCTTTCCGCATGTATTGTTGAAGTTAAAGTTAAAAAAATGCAATTTGAAGAACCTGGATCTCACATTAAGTTGCTAGATATCTGTTGATAGATTTCTTGGCAAGCAATCTGTTGAATTTCTAACCTTAAGATTCGCAAGGAGATTCGTGCTCCAGCCATCGTCTCCGCACGAACTCTggtgatctcttcttctccgacGACAGtgaggttagggttagggttttgagCTGTGGGGTTAGGACTTGATGATTGTCAGCTTAAAGGGAGGCCCGGGGAGGCTGCCAgcccggtggtggtggtgggcggCGGGCGGGACGGTGAAGCAGCCGGGGTGCCGCTCGCCGCGGTGATGGGAGATGGCCAGTTAGCTTGTGGTGGTGGCGGGGGTGCCATGATTGAAGAGGTTAGCGTCGGCGACGGTCGTGGGTGGCAGCAGAGTTGGGGGAGCTCGGATCCATGGCTAGCAACGGTGAAGAAGCGCGACAGAGGGGGAGGGGTGATAGAGAGGGCAGTCGGCGGAGGAGGTCACATAGGCCATGGTGAGAGGCTGAGGGGAGGCGACGCGtgggtggaggcggaggtgaaTGGCGGTGACTGGGAACGGCAGTGGGAAGGGGATTAAGGATAGGTTTCTTATATAAAGTGCAGACCAATCTCATCTGTTGATTTAAGATTCGACGGATGGAAATCTGACAGATTTCGCCCCATAAAATCTGTCAACAGATGAATAGACACCCTGTTTTATTTTCCCACTTTTGCTACATCTGAACAGTGACGTGTTCAAACGTGGAGTTTCCTTGATGATAATACCCCCCCatcttattttttaaattgtggAGTAAGTTTGGCAGGTCCTTGTGGTTGTGCCAATTTTCGCACTGAAAGTAGATCAGATCAACTTCTTTGACATGATATTATCTCTTCCTTTTATTGTTTGGAGTTTCGAGGATGCATATCTTGATCCTCCTTAATAGGATGCTGTGAACATCATTTCAGTATTTGCTGCTCTTTCATCCACCGTTGTTTGTACGTAGGTTAAGCAAAAGATGGTACCGATTACTGAAAGATCATGAACAAGTGAGAAACAGGCTTCTCGTTCTCATACTGATGTATTGTGCTTTTGTTTGCCATCTGTTTTTGGCGCTCCGGTCGATTGTGCAAAAGATCATCATTCCTGATGACTGTGGTATCAGTAGGGTAGTCGACACACAGCAATAAACCAATAACCATTCGGTGCTCGGGCTTTTTCAGAAACTCAATACTTCTACTCTTAACATCAGTGTTTGAATGGATATTTTCTAAGTCGCAGTTGGAGTAGTTGCAGTTCCATGACACGACTTTGCCCAAAGTgaatttaggttttatttttgTGATAAAGAATTATGGTTCTTTTTAAACCGTCAGAATGGTTTGTTAGAAAAGAATTATAGTACATTCTAAGGTACATAAATCTGGTTCTGGAACAGAAGAATTTTGACCGATGTTAGGATCTGGTTGTTGGTGAGATAATTGACTTGCGATGGCCGCTGTTAGGATCTAGTTGTTGGTGAGATATTTACTTGCTGGATGTGTAGTTTGGCTTAAATTCTGACCAGCACATCAGAGCCTCGACTTCATTTTGTAGAGGAATAGCAATGCCTCCTGTGTGTGCATGCACAAAGAATGCATACTGAAGTGTCATCGCATATTGAAGTGTCGCTGACAGGTTATGGATGAACATTCCGAGTCCCACTTTGCTGAATGATTGCCTTGAGGCAGGAAGGAGGTATCAGAGTAAACCCTAGGTCCCGGTTTGATGGTGTTAACCTACATCATAGCATATAACTAACTCTCTGCTTGCAAATGTAAGTCATTTTAGGATATGTGTATTGGTCAAACATGTTGAATTTTGATCATGCTCGAAAACAAATCCGCAAAATAATTCAATGGAAACAAATAGAAGTATATAAACTTGTTGATTGAGAACAATATAAACATGTTTAAGCAGCAAAAAATCCGCAAATAATTCAATGGAAAGAAAGAGCACCTTTTGGATTGGATTGCTCGCAGACACAGCATATTAAATGACAGTTCTGGTggcatttttgtaattttttagtggcaagtttgcaataacggttcaaacCAGTGACAAATTTACAATTGTCCCTATCAAATTGGATGCACCCACATATCACCACACCACCTTTTTACCATTCTTTATTGACTTTTTGACAAAGAATTCTACTATATTTGGCCAAATTGGTCAGCAATTGCATATTATTCAACATGCAACCGTAAATTTCTTAGTTATGAAGCATGCAAACACCAATTGCACGAGTTTCAGACTTAATAAACTGGAAAGGTTTTATCCTGATTTATCGCATGCCATCTTAGGTTGGTTGAATGTGCGCTAAAATGATCCAATATACCGATCACTTGTCGGAAGCCACAAAAAATAACATCAAAATGGTGTTCATGGACAACCTATCAACTCATGGGGTGTTGGCCAAAGAAAATAAGTTAGGAGGTGCAAACTGACAAATCAAATGACTCACTCAAGAGGAGATTTATGGATTTCCTCCCTTTCTTCCCTttcaatttaaattattttggtGAAAGTGCAACGATTAGTGAGGCAACATCAATATACAAGGATCCCAGCAGCACACTGCCATCTAAAGCGTTGAACACAACATTCATATGTCAGTGTTTCGACAGACACCTCCAACGCCAGAGGTGTCAGAGTTAACTTCTCTCACGCAAAGGTCGCTTCTGGCTACTTCATCTGTTTAAACGATCCCAGCTGTGTAGATACATAGTTCTACTGGTTCTTACACCTCAAATATGACCATGCTGCAAATTCTGCACCCCCTCGGAAGATTCTACTTATTCGAGCCGTTCCATCTGTCAAAGGAAAAATTGGTCAGCATCATGCAAACTGAACTCAGAAGAATAACCTAGATACATTATGTTCCGCCCTTTCTTTACTTCAATAGTGCTCATGAACAAAGTACTGCACATTTTCCATTCAGTCCTTACTGTTATTACTCTAGAGTATAAGGTAGCAAATCCACTTGCTATGCTTCAATATTCGCTATTTGAGGAGGAAGATAATGAGGGAGACACAGGGAAAGCAGAGTACCTTCCATAGCCCATCATTTAGATAGTGCATATTGTCAACTCCAATCCCTTTGTTGATGGTCCTACTACAAAAACCAGGAGCAGCATTGCCAACACAAGACATGTTAGTACCTAAGATTATATGGGATGTAAATGTAATGTTAAGAAAACATAAAATTCTGTTAGCATATCTGCACTACGTTCTTTCATGTTCAGAATGCATTGGCATGCATCATTAGAAAATAAAAGTAGCCAATCATGAGGAAGCTGTCACAAGTACACATCAACCACTTGAAACCACTAGGGCTGAACATGAACGAGCACTCAAAAACAGAGTGAAGAAACGAGCATGAGTAGAAGGTTCACAGTTCACAACCATAATTTACAGATTGAGAAGCACCAGTATTGAACAGTCATTCAAAAAGGAACTTACATGTCCTTCGCTGACATCTTTGTATATCCAATTGCCAATGCATGTTGTTTGCCTTCAGCCATTATAGCCTACCAAAACAGGtttgaacaaaaaaaatgatggtgcataaatcaacaataaaaagaaaattatctTACTAAGGACAACATACAATAATTTACAGACTGCAGAGTTTTAcgcatgaaaaagaaaattagaagcgtactaatatatacatatgtttatCGCAAATTGTGACTGCCTACTGAAGTAGATAAGAATCATTCTCAGTATTGATAAAGGGATGAATTAGAAGTTCAGAATAAGCCGTTACCACTGGTGTTTCCTCCTCGACTTCATCATCCAAAGCACCACCAGGTGATGTCAATCCAGGACACATTATGTTTGCACCGGAGAGAACAAATTTAATAGCACCTCTATCCACTTGGAACTTTTTCATGATATCAGGATCTGATCAAACGTAAGCAAAGTTTCATTCCAGTTAATATTCTCCAACAGGTAAACTGAAAGAATTATGGCACCCTAACAGATCTGGATGACCAATTAAGAAAAGGTTAAGCCCTAAAATTTCACAAATGATACTGTACATCATGGCAAAAAGGGTGCAGAGATGACAGATGACATGCCAGGAAAATTGGAAGGAAGAAAATTACACTGATGAAGAAGACGCAGGGTTGGCATGTAAGGACCATCACGGATGTTGAAAAATAGTGGGACATTATTCACCACCACAAGATTCAGATGGTTTTGGCTACAGCGTGGGAATCAGAAGCCAACTGTGATTAGTGCACTTGAAAGACCACACACAATCTTTCAAGTGAAAGAAACGAAGTTGATTTATTTGAAATAATTGTGCCAAACAGTACATGTACCTATACTTATGCTGAACTTGAAAAAATTGTCAAAAAAAGTATTGTCCAATATAATTTTGAGTTTTCTATATCATAGCACAAACATAATGGCTGGCTAGCAAGCATGTTGAACAAGAAAGAGAAACTACTAACCATTTAACAACAATCATAGGTGACTTCTTTGGGAGCAAGTCATCTAGCAAAGGTTCAAGGCTAGGGTACTGCAATGAAGTTAGTTTCAGTAAGCTAGAAAGCAGATTTTGAAACTGAAATGAAAGGGGAATAGAGGTATAAGTAGATTCTTTGTAATAACACAACCTCATCAGCAATACTTTGCCGAATCTTTCTCTGAACAGAGGCCTTAACTTGATTCTGCCCAGAAATATCTTCTGAAGAGAACCTGGAGATCAAAAAGAGCAAGTTTGTGTTAAAATGCCAAACAATTGCAACAAAAAGTGAAGAAAACAGCTTGCATAGAGTATAATGACCTTCCAGGCCATGAATCATTCTGCAGTCTGCAGATAATATATTTAATCATAAGGTATGCCAAGATGTTTAACAAAATCATGATGTTAGGTTAAAACAATTTCAGCTTAAGAACAATATTTATGGGGACAACACATGATCATGTCATATATACCAATCATTGTTCATGGAAAGTTCCCCCATTTAAGCAACCATCAACGTCATATGCTTTAAAACAATCTGGAATGAACTCATATGCTTTAAAACAATCTGGAATGAACTATCACACAAAGCAAATGTCATGAGGGCGAAGCTTCAATTGGAACAAGAACCACAAGGCAGTTACTTTATATAATCATAGTAGTACTGATGGTTCCAGCAACATATAAACATTCTAGAAACTATAAATGACACTACGACAGAAATTTATCCTTCCATTGTTCCTGATCAAACTCAAACATTAATGGGACCACACTTCTATTATGACCAAACTATAGTTTAAATTGATACCGATTTAAAAGATGTACAAATTACCTCCAGTACCTGTCACCGGTGATGTTAAAAAATGTGACTCATATCCTACAAGTATTCAAATTCTTTTTTGAACCAAGAAAGGTTAGGCTAAATGATTCCTGTACTGGTGCTACTTGGATAAGGATCCTCACTTCCCTAGGAGAACAAGGAGTGCTATATAAGATGAAGGGTTGTAGCCATAGCAACACAACAACCCAAGTAACCACGCAATAGAAATATCACTCAAAACAAATAGGAGGAATCATGGGTGCATGAGAGGATTAGAGGCTAGGTTATTTTAAAGCCCTCATTGTTGTATGGGGAAAGCATTAAAGGGTCCAAAAGGTAGAAAAAGGTTGTCAGTGAGCAAAAACCCTTAAAGTTGTGCTAAAAAGAATTTACGGCCCACCTCACCAAATCTTTTCCATCTTGTTGTCATTGTTTCATTGTTATTTCGGTTCTGTCCAAATGGATCTACATCATTTATGATGCAATCAAACTCACACTGTTTCTCACAATTTGAGATCTGACAGAAGCTGGAGGAACATAAacagtggtaccagagccaacAATTGAAGTGAAAAGAAATATCAACAGTTCCATTGAAGGCAAAAATGGGACTAGTAGTGAGTACAGAGAAAAGACAATGTGTCGCTAGAGTAGGAAAAGTGGAAAAGGGTATTCAGGGTGTTATTGATTTGTGCCCAAACCAACCTTGCAAAATTTGGCTAGCCCCAACAATTTAGATTTCATTGGATGGTTGCCAAACCCATGTCCCTCATGTCCCATGCATTTTCTCGCCTATACTTGGCCAAATGAAAACAAAACCTTGGCAAAAGATATGGCTAGCCAAATTTTGGTAGGGCTTGTTTgggcacaaaccaaacaagcatttatatcaaaggTACTAAAAATTTTTGAAATTCGAAAATGACAGTCTAAAATAATGCAGTCAAGTTAGGCCACTAGTAAACAGAACATTAAATCCATCTTCAAATGGAAAGCAGAGCTGTTTAGTTAAAAGGCTTGGCAAAGATAAAAGACTATAGTCCTTGCAAAAGTGTCACTCCAACAATAAATATTGTAACAAGGTAGTATGAATTGCAAGAGATGTTCTGCAACCAAAGTATGAAAGCTTTAGTAGGCACACTTGTGAGGAGCGATGTACTCCAGAGGGATGTGGTGCAAGCAAGTACATTATGTAGTACAGAGGCACTTGAATAGGCAATGCATCAAAGTGACTAGCGTGAGAATAAGCAGTAAGAGCTGTTCGGTGATATAAATTTAGGAAGTTCCCTCCATGAATTAAGCAAAACAAAATCTCCAACAACACACCAAAATTGAAAGATCCACTAGTTCATGCTTGATGGAGTAAACGCTCCTGAGTTCCTGCCACTTCTTACTAGGACTATGATCTAAGGAAATCATGCTCTTTTACTAGCTATCCAcagaacaacaacaataaagtctttgtcccaagcaagttgaagTAGACTAGAGATAAAACCCACAAGATCTAACTAAAAAGattgatgagaaaataataataataataaatgtactagtaataataaaaaataaaataataacgGTACAAGGAAACTGAAGTAAAATTTATGGTTCTggcacgtggattgctaacttccacacACTTCTATTCGTGGATAGTTCTTTAGAGATATTccattccttcaagtctctctttacagactcctcctatgttaaatttgatcaacACCTGTCTCTCTTCACAGTATTAGCACGCCTTAGTATCCCGCTATGCACAGATAACTCTAGACTCTGAAGACCTCCGTTGAATATGTCCAAACCATTTCAACCGATGTCGGACAAGTTTTTCTTCAATTGCCGCTACCCCTaccctatcacgtatatcatcATTTCAGATCCGCATTGCCCACATTGCAACTCACGCATCAAGAACTGTATCTCCGCTAACGTCACATCTTTGCTCCTACAAAGCCATCCACTACGCTTCAAAGAAAATCTAAGCGGCCAAAGGGGAGGGCGCTCTACACAGATCCCTGATTCAAGcccaaaaaaaaacagagagaatTAAAATCGCGCCGGTCGAGCTCCACCGGCGGCCAGTTCACTGCGAACGACAAAGCTTTACGCATCGATGCCAGGCGAAATTAAAGAAGAGTACACGCATATTGGTCTCGGCACGCGGGATACCCGCCACAGATCGGTGAATACAGGCATATACAGAGAGCAGACCAAAACGCAAAGATCGAACCATTCAAAGGCGAATATGATGGAGTATTTGCAAGAAGATGGTTAGATGGAGGAGGGCGGCACTAGAGGACTCACTTCTTGAACATGGTGCGGAGATTTCTGCTTCTTCTCTCCCTTCCTTCGTCCTCTCTTTGCTCAGCTTGGGAATGAAGCGGATGAGATAATAGGGCAGGGCGACCCTATGGAGAAGCAGGGAGAGGAGAGATGCGGCCCCAGGCACGCCGCTACTGTACCAAGTTCATAAAATCGTTTGTATCTCCAAAACCGCTCGCCTACAGACACCAAAAATCAgtaaaaaattattcaaaattcGCTcgattaaatttaaaatttagtgAGAATTTAGACCAACtcaaccgaacggtaaccggtcggtttgctATGGTTACCGATTGCATTTAGCGATTTATCAAacggttttttttaattttttaattgtcGGTAACCGTCCAAAGTCGTCGTTCGGTTTTAACGATTTATCAAGTGATTTTTTcgaattttagtgaaattttaaaaaaataaaaatagcttaaccttataaaataattaactaatttatctgagcttcaaatcaagtaaaacaaatttgATTAGTTTGTttgtaacatgatatacataataaaaatatttatactcataaaaaaaagttgaatattttctatgagaaaatgtatttgttaaacctagttaaatatatagtttactctttgctaatccaaaaatcataaaaccaattttgttagtcttcttacatgatcctatgttttttaaaaatacataaactcataaaatagttattgttacatgtaggattatgtaaatatgttacaactagattaactcataactaactcatcacacctctaaaattagtgaaaccacttttattagtttacttatactatgttttatgtgggaaaaataatgatagatataaaaaagttaattacagtgatgtttcttaacatattcgttttatgcttgtgaattttgtaaaaattatggagaaattaataaaattttaaataaaatgaaactaattttaaagatcatcttaagatacttcctatataaaaaatatgtatttatatgttaagttttttcttaacataagttaataaataagCTGCACGCTTTAACTTTGTTTttaaactttctccctataaaatatgatgcaaacgatattatttttgaaattttttttacataaggttttaaaattttctctagttttttagaatttttttatttttattttttaaaaaaaaataatttaaatttaaaaatcgATCGATTTTTATTATCGATAGGATGTGGTAAACTCAGTTACCGTGATTTTCAATAGTAACTGAACTGTGAGTTCGGGCGTGCGGATGGCAACACGGATGCAGCAAGCCGAATCAGGCGGGCCTAGAAGACTAGGGGCTACTTTGGATTGCGCCCAAGAGCCGCCCTGCCATTTTTTGGTATTGGCTATTCTCAGGTGCAGCTGTTTTGATTGATCATCAACTTTTGGCTCGCCCACACTCATATTTACTCACACAGTCAATTTCACACTAATGTGCAGACGAGACTTGGGTGGCGGAATCATGCCAATTATTTGGCAAGCCGACCTTTAGCAGGGCAGGCACTTGCGCGATCCAAATGAGTCATATGACTTGTGAGATAAGGCCTGCTACAAGTAGTGTTACGGATAGGGCCGACAATAGGTGTGATAGGTACGAGtagtatttatttatattttagtttTTATTTCGTTCATGGGTAAATCCGTTGCCTGCGACCCACGGATGGTAGGGAGGATGGTGGTGGCAACGGTAGCGCAGGGCGAAGCAGGAAGGTGCTGGGCAGCAACGTGGATCAGGGCTGGACGACGGCACACGCATGGCTCGGGGTGAGGAGGGGCTGAGCGACGACGGCAACGCGAGGCAGGCTCGGGGTGGAGCGGGGCTAGGCGGGGGCGACACGGGGCTAGCGGCGGCGGTGTGGCACTGGGTGGGGAGGGGCTGGGTAGCGGCGGCAACGCAGGGCAGATTGGCG
This region includes:
- the LOC133900476 gene encoding uncharacterized protein LOC133900476; protein product: MFKKFSSEDISGQNQVKASVQRKIRQSIADEYPSLEPLLDDLLPKKSPMIVVKCQNHLNLVVVNNVPLFFNIRDGPYMPTLRLLHQYPDIMKKFQVDRGAIKFVLSGANIMCPGLTSPGGALDDEVEEETPVAIMAEGKQHALAIGYTKMSAKDIRTINKGIGVDNMHYLNDGLWKMERLE